A section of the Piliocolobus tephrosceles isolate RC106 chromosome 14, ASM277652v3, whole genome shotgun sequence genome encodes:
- the TEX48 gene encoding testis-expressed protein 48 isoform X1, which produces MAAHQNLISKIFCLCCRDCQEPYAIDDSKVPSQTQEHKPSTQNLQLQKDELDRQNPKRINAASHLPSRTPLIQPKKSTSSSSSEFEDLNAYASQRNFYKRNLNRYCQERWPFQPCLIGRP; this is translated from the exons ATGG CAGCCCACCAAAACCTGATTTCGAAGATCTTCTGTTTATGCTGCAGGGACTGTCAGGAGCCCTATGCCATCGATGACTCCAAGGTTCCCAGTCAAACCCAAGAGCACAAGCCATCGACCCAAA ATCTGCAGCTTCAGAAGGATGAGCTTGACAGACAAAATCCCAAGCGCATTAACGCAGCCTCCCATTTGCCTTCGAGAACACCCCTGATACAGCCAAAAAAGAGCACTTCCTCCAGCAGCAGTGAGTTTGAGG atCTGAATGCATATGCCTCCCAAAGAAATTTTTACAAGAGAAACTTAAACCGCTACTGCCAGGAGCGCTGGCCATTCCAGCCATGCCTCATTGGGAGGCCCTGA
- the TEX48 gene encoding testis-expressed protein 48 isoform X2 gives MAHQNLISKIFCLCCRDCQEPYAIDDSKVPSQTQEHKPSTQNLQLQKDELDRQNPKRINAASHLPSRTPLIQPKKSTSSSSSEFEDLNAYASQRNFYKRNLNRYCQERWPFQPCLIGRP, from the exons ATGG CCCACCAAAACCTGATTTCGAAGATCTTCTGTTTATGCTGCAGGGACTGTCAGGAGCCCTATGCCATCGATGACTCCAAGGTTCCCAGTCAAACCCAAGAGCACAAGCCATCGACCCAAA ATCTGCAGCTTCAGAAGGATGAGCTTGACAGACAAAATCCCAAGCGCATTAACGCAGCCTCCCATTTGCCTTCGAGAACACCCCTGATACAGCCAAAAAAGAGCACTTCCTCCAGCAGCAGTGAGTTTGAGG atCTGAATGCATATGCCTCCCAAAGAAATTTTTACAAGAGAAACTTAAACCGCTACTGCCAGGAGCGCTGGCCATTCCAGCCATGCCTCATTGGGAGGCCCTGA